The DNA region TGTGGCGTCACAGGTGTGGCCGTCCGGCGGGCGCCACCTCTGGTCGTCCGGCGGAACGGGTGGGGTGCAGTCGCACGCGCGGGGACACCTGGTGTACGCGGCCAGCGGGGTGCTGGCGGTGCAGACCGAGCGCGGCACGTCGATCGTCCCCGCCAACCGGGTCGCCTGGACGCCGGGTGGGTTCACCCACCACCACCGCGCCCACGGCGACACGGACATGCGGATCGTCTTCCTCGCGCCGGCCCACGCCCGGCTCCTACCGGACCGCCCTGCGGTGTTCATGGCCTCCGACCTCGCCCGTGAGGTCCTGCTCGCCCTGACCGGTCCCCGCAACCACGACGACGCCGTGGCTGGGTACAGCCGCTCCGCGCGTTCCCGGCTCCATCGTGTTCTCGTCGATGAACTGCGCGAGGCGCATGAGGAGCCATTGCACCTGCCGGAGCCACGGGACGACCGGCTGAAGGCCATTGCGAGGGTGCTGTACGAGACGCCGTCGGACAACGCCACGCTGGCCGAACTCGGGAGGACGGTCGGGGCCAGTACGCGCACCCTGAGTCGGCTGTTCCGCAGCGAACTCGGCATGACCTTCTACGAGTGGCGCACGCAGCTGCGGATCTACCACGCGCTGGTGCTGCTCGCGGACGGCCATGACACCGTTCAGACCGCCTATGCGTGCGGATGGGCCAACCCCAGCAGCTTCATCGCGGCGTTCACCGGCATCGTCGGAACGACCCCGGGCCGCTACCGGACCGGCCGGCGGCGTCGCTGATCGCGCACCTCAACGCCGGTATCCGGGCCCAGGGCGCAGGAGTTGCGCGAGAAGTCGGCGAGGCCGACTTCTCGCGCAGACGGGATCAGGTGTTGGGGAGTTCGCCGGTCTTGACGGCGGAGACGAACGCCGTCCAAGCGGCGGCCGGAAAGACGAGCGCGGGGCCGTGGGGGTCCTTGGAGTCCCGGACGGCCATTCCGCCAGTGGTGACATGCCCAGTCTCTACGCACTCGCTTGCCTGCGGGCTGAAGCTGCTCTTGCGCCAACCCTGGGCGGAGATCTCCGGCATCGTCATATGCTCATCTTCCCTCTTCCTGATCTCGTACTCACGTCTCGGCTGAGATGGCCGTGATCTTGTCCAGCGACTCGGTCGGGTTCGGGGCTGAGGACCGGAGGTACTCGAAGACCAGTCCATAGCCGTCGAGCTCTGCCTCGCGCTCCGGGTAGTAGCCGTTCGTCAGCATCTCTACGAACACTGGCACCGAGAACATCGCCGCCCTGCGCCAGGCGGGCCCGAGGCCCTGCCCTGGGTCACGTTCCTGCCGGAGGGGGACATCGACACCCTGCTCGCCGAGCTGGTCGACACGGCTCGCGGCGCAGTGGCGCTGGACAACCTCGCCCCGATCGCGTTGCTGCTCACGCAGTGGAAGCACAGCGCCGAGGTCTATGCGGACCCCGCGTTGTACGCCATCCCCACCCGCGAGCCCGAGGGGGACTTTGGTCAAGTCCCCGTGCCGGAAGC from Kitasatospora cathayae includes:
- a CDS encoding AraC family transcriptional regulator, giving the protein MQSHARGHLVYAASGVLAVQTERGTSIVPANRVAWTPGGFTHHHRAHGDTDMRIVFLAPAHARLLPDRPAVFMASDLAREVLLALTGPRNHDDAVAGYSRSARSRLHRVLVDELREAHEEPLHLPEPRDDRLKAIARVLYETPSDNATLAELGRTVGASTRTLSRLFRSELGMTFYEWRTQLRIYHALVLLADGHDTVQTAYACGWANPSSFIAAFTGIVGTTPGRYRTGRRRR
- a CDS encoding DUF397 domain-containing protein; amino-acid sequence: MDWSSSTSGPQPRTRPSRWTRSRPSQPRREYEIRKREDEHMTMPEISAQGWRKSSFSPQASECVETGHVTTGGMAVRDSKDPHGPALVFPAAAWTAFVSAVKTGELPNT